A genomic stretch from Larus michahellis chromosome 7, bLarMic1.1, whole genome shotgun sequence includes:
- the MKS1 gene encoding tectonic-like complex member MKS1 isoform X6, with translation MVRRRRGHGGGAAERGCGWCRVPLPRPRAQPAPPGPHPAPGLGRAPPAAGPATARRPGAPGPGGARRHRESACQTPLDRQYHEEILKLEKAGGRKNHRIFTYTDHDRFTNLEEHCLKVTDSDHEVPSYLAERMANVRRRRQDRRPMEASALKSKIITWEPTEEFIKNNHVINTPVQTMYIMGDLGPYGKLGHREYEHVLCTIKVDGNGVITVKPDFTGSKGAYRIELDGEKREVWKYTIENVSVQVQPEEEEREQCVFRDLYGRHKEYLNGLVGSEFEMILPGALRLFVNGEIVSAQGYEYDNLYVHFFLELPNQWSSPAFQQLSGVTQTCATKTVGWENMAYFCYPFTLDMFFTQGDESEDSLSQWPVLYFEVLSLDFWQRYRVEGYGSLVLPASPGLHVLTIPTWRPVELGTVAELRRFFIGGSPELEDITYVRIPSTFKGERLSRFGFRTETTGSVTFRLYCLQQSKAFLETSALRQRMQSVLDRLGDFSQQSSVYDVLEAFQRARRRMQEARESLPQDLISTSASTAHQLQEP, from the exons ATGGTGAGGCGGCGGCGCGGCCATGGCGGAGGCGCTGCGGAGCGTGGATGCGGGTGGTGCCGTGTACCGCTCCCGCGACCCCGTGCGCAACCTGCGCCTCCG gGTCCGCATCCAGCGCCTGGCCTCGGCCGGGCCCCTCCTGCCGCaggccccgccaccgcccgccgGCCGGGAGCTCCTGGGCCTGGCGGAGCGCGCCGCCACCG TGAGTCAGCCTGCCAGACCCCTTTGGACCGGCAGTACCATGAGGAGATCCTGAAactggagaaggctggaggtCGGAAGAACCATCGCATCTTCACCTACACTGATCATGACCGATTCACCAACCTAGAGGAG CACTGCCTGAAGGTAACTGACTCGGATCATGAGGTGCCGTCCTATCTGGCAGAGAGGATGGCCAATGTGAGGAGAAGGAGACAAGACCGTAGGCCAAT GGAAGCAAGTGCTCTGAAGTCAAAAATCATCACCTGGGAACCCACAGAAGAATTTATAAAGAACAATCACGTGATTAACACTCCTGTCCAGACCATGTACATCATGGGGGACTTGGGACCTTATGGGAA GCTTGGTCACAGGGAGTATGAACATGTTCTTTGCACGATCAAGGTGGACGGCAATGGGGTGATCACAGTGAAGCCTGACTTTACTGGCTCCAAAGGAGCTTACCG GATCGAGCTGGATGGAGAAAAGCGAGAGGTGTGGAAATACACCATTGAGAACGTGTCTGTCCAAGtgcagccagaggaggaggaacGCGAGCAGTGTGTGTTCAGAGAC CTGTACGGTCGGCACAAGGAATACCTCAATGGTCTCGTAGGCTCCGAATTTGAAATG ATTCTTCCTGGTGCGCTACGGCTCTTTGTGAATGGAGAAATAG TTTCAGCACAAGGCTATGAGTACGACAACCTCTATGTTCATTTCTTCTTGGAACTGCCGAACC AGTGGTCAAGCCCTGCGTTCCAGCAGCTATCAGGAGTGACACAGACCTGTGCAACCAAGACAGTGGGCTGG GAGAACATGGCATACTTCTGCTACCCCTTCACTTTGGACATGTTTTTCACCCAAGGAGATGAATCAGAAG ACAGTCTCTCTCAGTGGCCCGTTCTTTACTTCGAGGTCCTGTCCCTGGATTTCTGGCAGAGGTACCGCGTTGAAGGGTATGGATCTTTGGTGCTGCCGGCATCTCCAG GTCTCCACGTGCTCACCATCCCTACCTGGCGCCCTGTGGAGCTGGGGACAGTTGCTGAGCTGAGGAGGTTTTTCATTGGTGGATCCCCGGAGCTGGAGGACATCACCTATGTCAGGATACCATCAACCTTCAAG GGAGAGCGTCTGAGCCGCTTTGGTTTTCGCACGGAGACAACAGGGAGCGTCACGTTCAGGCTTTACTGCTTGCAGCAGTCTAA AGCCTTTCTGGAAACCAGTGCCCTGAGGCAGCGCATGCAGAGCGTACTGGACCGGCTTGGAGACTTCAGCCAGCAGAGCTCTGTCTATGATGTTTTGG AGGCTTTCCAGAGGGCACGGCGCCGGATGCAGGAAGCACGCGAGAGCCTTCCTCAAGACCTCATCAGCACCTCTGCCTCCACTGCGCACCAGCTGCAGGAGCCATGA
- the MKS1 gene encoding tectonic-like complex member MKS1 isoform X3, with translation MVRRRRGHGGGAAERGCGWCRVPLPRPRAQPAPPGPHPAPGLGRAPPAAGPATARRPGAPGPGGARRHRRRRRRPRWGGRRSSSASESACQTPLDRQYHEEILKLEKAGGRKNHRIFTYTDHDRFTNLEEHCLKVTDSDHEVPSYLAERMANVRRRRQDRRPMEASALKSKIITWEPTEEFIKNNHVINTPVQTMYIMGDLGPYGKLGHREYEHVLCTIKVDGNGVITVKPDFTGSKGAYRIELDGEKREVWKYTIENVSVQVQPEEEEREQCVFRDLYGRHKEYLNGLVGSEFEMILPGALRLFVNGEIVSAQGYEYDNLYVHFFLELPNQWSSPAFQQLSGVTQTCATKTVGWENMAYFCYPFTLDMFFTQGDESEDSLSQWPVLYFEVLSLDFWQRYRVEGYGSLVLPASPGLHVLTIPTWRPVELGTVAELRRFFIGGSPELEDITYVRIPSTFKGERLSRFGFRTETTGSVTFRLYCLQQSKAFLETSALRQRMQSVLDRLGDFSQQSSVYDVLEAFQRARRRMQEARESLPQDLISTSASTAHQLQEP, from the exons ATGGTGAGGCGGCGGCGCGGCCATGGCGGAGGCGCTGCGGAGCGTGGATGCGGGTGGTGCCGTGTACCGCTCCCGCGACCCCGTGCGCAACCTGCGCCTCCG gGTCCGCATCCAGCGCCTGGCCTCGGCCGGGCCCCTCCTGCCGCaggccccgccaccgcccgccgGCCGGGAGCTCCTGGGCCTGGCGGAGCGCGCCGCCACCG gaggaggaggaggcggccgaGGTGGGGTGGCAGGAGAAGCTCTTCAGCCAG TGAGTCAGCCTGCCAGACCCCTTTGGACCGGCAGTACCATGAGGAGATCCTGAAactggagaaggctggaggtCGGAAGAACCATCGCATCTTCACCTACACTGATCATGACCGATTCACCAACCTAGAGGAG CACTGCCTGAAGGTAACTGACTCGGATCATGAGGTGCCGTCCTATCTGGCAGAGAGGATGGCCAATGTGAGGAGAAGGAGACAAGACCGTAGGCCAAT GGAAGCAAGTGCTCTGAAGTCAAAAATCATCACCTGGGAACCCACAGAAGAATTTATAAAGAACAATCACGTGATTAACACTCCTGTCCAGACCATGTACATCATGGGGGACTTGGGACCTTATGGGAA GCTTGGTCACAGGGAGTATGAACATGTTCTTTGCACGATCAAGGTGGACGGCAATGGGGTGATCACAGTGAAGCCTGACTTTACTGGCTCCAAAGGAGCTTACCG GATCGAGCTGGATGGAGAAAAGCGAGAGGTGTGGAAATACACCATTGAGAACGTGTCTGTCCAAGtgcagccagaggaggaggaacGCGAGCAGTGTGTGTTCAGAGAC CTGTACGGTCGGCACAAGGAATACCTCAATGGTCTCGTAGGCTCCGAATTTGAAATG ATTCTTCCTGGTGCGCTACGGCTCTTTGTGAATGGAGAAATAG TTTCAGCACAAGGCTATGAGTACGACAACCTCTATGTTCATTTCTTCTTGGAACTGCCGAACC AGTGGTCAAGCCCTGCGTTCCAGCAGCTATCAGGAGTGACACAGACCTGTGCAACCAAGACAGTGGGCTGG GAGAACATGGCATACTTCTGCTACCCCTTCACTTTGGACATGTTTTTCACCCAAGGAGATGAATCAGAAG ACAGTCTCTCTCAGTGGCCCGTTCTTTACTTCGAGGTCCTGTCCCTGGATTTCTGGCAGAGGTACCGCGTTGAAGGGTATGGATCTTTGGTGCTGCCGGCATCTCCAG GTCTCCACGTGCTCACCATCCCTACCTGGCGCCCTGTGGAGCTGGGGACAGTTGCTGAGCTGAGGAGGTTTTTCATTGGTGGATCCCCGGAGCTGGAGGACATCACCTATGTCAGGATACCATCAACCTTCAAG GGAGAGCGTCTGAGCCGCTTTGGTTTTCGCACGGAGACAACAGGGAGCGTCACGTTCAGGCTTTACTGCTTGCAGCAGTCTAA AGCCTTTCTGGAAACCAGTGCCCTGAGGCAGCGCATGCAGAGCGTACTGGACCGGCTTGGAGACTTCAGCCAGCAGAGCTCTGTCTATGATGTTTTGG AGGCTTTCCAGAGGGCACGGCGCCGGATGCAGGAAGCACGCGAGAGCCTTCCTCAAGACCTCATCAGCACCTCTGCCTCCACTGCGCACCAGCTGCAGGAGCCATGA
- the MKS1 gene encoding tectonic-like complex member MKS1 isoform X2, whose protein sequence is MAEALRSVDAGGAVYRSRDPVRNLRLRVRIQRLASAGPLLPQAPPPPAGRELLGLAERAATGARRPPQEEEEAAEVGWQEKLFSQFEVDLYRSESACQTPLDRQYHEEILKLEKAGGRKNHRIFTYTDHDRFTNLEEHCLKVTDSDHEVPSYLAERMANVRRRRQDRRPMEASALKSKIITWEPTEEFIKNNHVINTPVQTMYIMGDLGPYGKLGHREYEHVLCTIKVDGNGVITVKPDFTGSKGAYRIELDGEKREVWKYTIENVSVQVQPEEEEREQCVFRDLYGRHKEYLNGLVGSEFEMILPGALRLFVNGEIVSAQGYEYDNLYVHFFLELPNQWSSPAFQQLSGVTQTCATKTVGWENMAYFCYPFTLDMFFTQGDESEDSLSQWPVLYFEVLSLDFWQRYRVEGYGSLVLPASPGLHVLTIPTWRPVELGTVAELRRFFIGGSPELEDITYVRIPSTFKGERLSRFGFRTETTGSVTFRLYCLQQSKAFLETSALRQRMQSVLDRLGDFSQQSSVYDVLEAFQRARRRMQEARESLPQDLISTSASTAHQLQEP, encoded by the exons ATGGCGGAGGCGCTGCGGAGCGTGGATGCGGGTGGTGCCGTGTACCGCTCCCGCGACCCCGTGCGCAACCTGCGCCTCCG gGTCCGCATCCAGCGCCTGGCCTCGGCCGGGCCCCTCCTGCCGCaggccccgccaccgcccgccgGCCGGGAGCTCCTGGGCCTGGCGGAGCGCGCCGCCACCG GTGCCCGGCGGCccccgcaggaggaggaggaggcggccgaGGTGGGGTGGCAGGAGAAGCTCTTCAGCCAG TTTGAGGTGGATCTGTACCGCAGTGAGTCAGCCTGCCAGACCCCTTTGGACCGGCAGTACCATGAGGAGATCCTGAAactggagaaggctggaggtCGGAAGAACCATCGCATCTTCACCTACACTGATCATGACCGATTCACCAACCTAGAGGAG CACTGCCTGAAGGTAACTGACTCGGATCATGAGGTGCCGTCCTATCTGGCAGAGAGGATGGCCAATGTGAGGAGAAGGAGACAAGACCGTAGGCCAAT GGAAGCAAGTGCTCTGAAGTCAAAAATCATCACCTGGGAACCCACAGAAGAATTTATAAAGAACAATCACGTGATTAACACTCCTGTCCAGACCATGTACATCATGGGGGACTTGGGACCTTATGGGAA GCTTGGTCACAGGGAGTATGAACATGTTCTTTGCACGATCAAGGTGGACGGCAATGGGGTGATCACAGTGAAGCCTGACTTTACTGGCTCCAAAGGAGCTTACCG GATCGAGCTGGATGGAGAAAAGCGAGAGGTGTGGAAATACACCATTGAGAACGTGTCTGTCCAAGtgcagccagaggaggaggaacGCGAGCAGTGTGTGTTCAGAGAC CTGTACGGTCGGCACAAGGAATACCTCAATGGTCTCGTAGGCTCCGAATTTGAAATG ATTCTTCCTGGTGCGCTACGGCTCTTTGTGAATGGAGAAATAG TTTCAGCACAAGGCTATGAGTACGACAACCTCTATGTTCATTTCTTCTTGGAACTGCCGAACC AGTGGTCAAGCCCTGCGTTCCAGCAGCTATCAGGAGTGACACAGACCTGTGCAACCAAGACAGTGGGCTGG GAGAACATGGCATACTTCTGCTACCCCTTCACTTTGGACATGTTTTTCACCCAAGGAGATGAATCAGAAG ACAGTCTCTCTCAGTGGCCCGTTCTTTACTTCGAGGTCCTGTCCCTGGATTTCTGGCAGAGGTACCGCGTTGAAGGGTATGGATCTTTGGTGCTGCCGGCATCTCCAG GTCTCCACGTGCTCACCATCCCTACCTGGCGCCCTGTGGAGCTGGGGACAGTTGCTGAGCTGAGGAGGTTTTTCATTGGTGGATCCCCGGAGCTGGAGGACATCACCTATGTCAGGATACCATCAACCTTCAAG GGAGAGCGTCTGAGCCGCTTTGGTTTTCGCACGGAGACAACAGGGAGCGTCACGTTCAGGCTTTACTGCTTGCAGCAGTCTAA AGCCTTTCTGGAAACCAGTGCCCTGAGGCAGCGCATGCAGAGCGTACTGGACCGGCTTGGAGACTTCAGCCAGCAGAGCTCTGTCTATGATGTTTTGG AGGCTTTCCAGAGGGCACGGCGCCGGATGCAGGAAGCACGCGAGAGCCTTCCTCAAGACCTCATCAGCACCTCTGCCTCCACTGCGCACCAGCTGCAGGAGCCATGA
- the MKS1 gene encoding tectonic-like complex member MKS1 isoform X8, whose amino-acid sequence MAEALRSVDAGGAVYRSRDPVRNLRLRVRIQRLASAGPLLPQAPPPPAGRELLGLAERAATGARRPPQEEEEAAEVGWQEKLFSQFEVDLYRSESACQTPLDRQYHEEILKLEKAGGRKNHRIFTYTDHDRFTNLEEHCLKVTDSDHEVPSYLAERMANVRRRRQDRRPMEASALKSKIITWEPTEEFIKNNHVINTPVQTMYIMGDLGPYGKLGHREYEHVLCTIKVDGNGVITVKPDFTGSKGAYRIELDGEKREVWKYTIENVSVQVQPEEEEREQCVFRDLYGRHKEYLNGLVGSEFEMILPGALRLFVNGEIVSAQGYEYDNLYVHFFLELPNQWSSPAFQQLSGVTQTCATKTVGWENMAYFCYPFTLDMFFTQGDESEDSLSQWPVLYFEVLSLDFWQRYRVEGYGSLVLPASPGLHVLTIPTWRPVELGTVAELRRFFIGGSPELEDITYVRIPSTFKGERLSRFGFRTETTGSVTFRLYCLQQSK is encoded by the exons ATGGCGGAGGCGCTGCGGAGCGTGGATGCGGGTGGTGCCGTGTACCGCTCCCGCGACCCCGTGCGCAACCTGCGCCTCCG gGTCCGCATCCAGCGCCTGGCCTCGGCCGGGCCCCTCCTGCCGCaggccccgccaccgcccgccgGCCGGGAGCTCCTGGGCCTGGCGGAGCGCGCCGCCACCG GTGCCCGGCGGCccccgcaggaggaggaggaggcggccgaGGTGGGGTGGCAGGAGAAGCTCTTCAGCCAG TTTGAGGTGGATCTGTACCGCAGTGAGTCAGCCTGCCAGACCCCTTTGGACCGGCAGTACCATGAGGAGATCCTGAAactggagaaggctggaggtCGGAAGAACCATCGCATCTTCACCTACACTGATCATGACCGATTCACCAACCTAGAGGAG CACTGCCTGAAGGTAACTGACTCGGATCATGAGGTGCCGTCCTATCTGGCAGAGAGGATGGCCAATGTGAGGAGAAGGAGACAAGACCGTAGGCCAAT GGAAGCAAGTGCTCTGAAGTCAAAAATCATCACCTGGGAACCCACAGAAGAATTTATAAAGAACAATCACGTGATTAACACTCCTGTCCAGACCATGTACATCATGGGGGACTTGGGACCTTATGGGAA GCTTGGTCACAGGGAGTATGAACATGTTCTTTGCACGATCAAGGTGGACGGCAATGGGGTGATCACAGTGAAGCCTGACTTTACTGGCTCCAAAGGAGCTTACCG GATCGAGCTGGATGGAGAAAAGCGAGAGGTGTGGAAATACACCATTGAGAACGTGTCTGTCCAAGtgcagccagaggaggaggaacGCGAGCAGTGTGTGTTCAGAGAC CTGTACGGTCGGCACAAGGAATACCTCAATGGTCTCGTAGGCTCCGAATTTGAAATG ATTCTTCCTGGTGCGCTACGGCTCTTTGTGAATGGAGAAATAG TTTCAGCACAAGGCTATGAGTACGACAACCTCTATGTTCATTTCTTCTTGGAACTGCCGAACC AGTGGTCAAGCCCTGCGTTCCAGCAGCTATCAGGAGTGACACAGACCTGTGCAACCAAGACAGTGGGCTGG GAGAACATGGCATACTTCTGCTACCCCTTCACTTTGGACATGTTTTTCACCCAAGGAGATGAATCAGAAG ACAGTCTCTCTCAGTGGCCCGTTCTTTACTTCGAGGTCCTGTCCCTGGATTTCTGGCAGAGGTACCGCGTTGAAGGGTATGGATCTTTGGTGCTGCCGGCATCTCCAG GTCTCCACGTGCTCACCATCCCTACCTGGCGCCCTGTGGAGCTGGGGACAGTTGCTGAGCTGAGGAGGTTTTTCATTGGTGGATCCCCGGAGCTGGAGGACATCACCTATGTCAGGATACCATCAACCTTCAAG GGAGAGCGTCTGAGCCGCTTTGGTTTTCGCACGGAGACAACAGGGAGCGTCACGTTCAGGCTTTACTGCTTGCAGCAGTCTAAGTAA
- the MKS1 gene encoding tectonic-like complex member MKS1 isoform X5 → MRVVPCTAPATPCATCASGSASSAWPRPGPSCRRPRHRPPAGSSWAWRSAPPPVPGGPRRRRRRRPRWGGRRSSSASESACQTPLDRQYHEEILKLEKAGGRKNHRIFTYTDHDRFTNLEEHCLKVTDSDHEVPSYLAERMANVRRRRQDRRPMEASALKSKIITWEPTEEFIKNNHVINTPVQTMYIMGDLGPYGKLGHREYEHVLCTIKVDGNGVITVKPDFTGSKGAYRIELDGEKREVWKYTIENVSVQVQPEEEEREQCVFRDLYGRHKEYLNGLVGSEFEMILPGALRLFVNGEIVSAQGYEYDNLYVHFFLELPNQWSSPAFQQLSGVTQTCATKTVGWENMAYFCYPFTLDMFFTQGDESEDSLSQWPVLYFEVLSLDFWQRYRVEGYGSLVLPASPGLHVLTIPTWRPVELGTVAELRRFFIGGSPELEDITYVRIPSTFKGERLSRFGFRTETTGSVTFRLYCLQQSKAFLETSALRQRMQSVLDRLGDFSQQSSVYDVLEAFQRARRRMQEARESLPQDLISTSASTAHQLQEP, encoded by the exons ATGCGGGTGGTGCCGTGTACCGCTCCCGCGACCCCGTGCGCAACCTGCGCCTCCG gGTCCGCATCCAGCGCCTGGCCTCGGCCGGGCCCCTCCTGCCGCaggccccgccaccgcccgccgGCCGGGAGCTCCTGGGCCTGGCGGAGCGCGCCGCCACCG GTGCCCGGCGGCccccgcaggaggaggaggaggcggccgaGGTGGGGTGGCAGGAGAAGCTCTTCAGCCAG TGAGTCAGCCTGCCAGACCCCTTTGGACCGGCAGTACCATGAGGAGATCCTGAAactggagaaggctggaggtCGGAAGAACCATCGCATCTTCACCTACACTGATCATGACCGATTCACCAACCTAGAGGAG CACTGCCTGAAGGTAACTGACTCGGATCATGAGGTGCCGTCCTATCTGGCAGAGAGGATGGCCAATGTGAGGAGAAGGAGACAAGACCGTAGGCCAAT GGAAGCAAGTGCTCTGAAGTCAAAAATCATCACCTGGGAACCCACAGAAGAATTTATAAAGAACAATCACGTGATTAACACTCCTGTCCAGACCATGTACATCATGGGGGACTTGGGACCTTATGGGAA GCTTGGTCACAGGGAGTATGAACATGTTCTTTGCACGATCAAGGTGGACGGCAATGGGGTGATCACAGTGAAGCCTGACTTTACTGGCTCCAAAGGAGCTTACCG GATCGAGCTGGATGGAGAAAAGCGAGAGGTGTGGAAATACACCATTGAGAACGTGTCTGTCCAAGtgcagccagaggaggaggaacGCGAGCAGTGTGTGTTCAGAGAC CTGTACGGTCGGCACAAGGAATACCTCAATGGTCTCGTAGGCTCCGAATTTGAAATG ATTCTTCCTGGTGCGCTACGGCTCTTTGTGAATGGAGAAATAG TTTCAGCACAAGGCTATGAGTACGACAACCTCTATGTTCATTTCTTCTTGGAACTGCCGAACC AGTGGTCAAGCCCTGCGTTCCAGCAGCTATCAGGAGTGACACAGACCTGTGCAACCAAGACAGTGGGCTGG GAGAACATGGCATACTTCTGCTACCCCTTCACTTTGGACATGTTTTTCACCCAAGGAGATGAATCAGAAG ACAGTCTCTCTCAGTGGCCCGTTCTTTACTTCGAGGTCCTGTCCCTGGATTTCTGGCAGAGGTACCGCGTTGAAGGGTATGGATCTTTGGTGCTGCCGGCATCTCCAG GTCTCCACGTGCTCACCATCCCTACCTGGCGCCCTGTGGAGCTGGGGACAGTTGCTGAGCTGAGGAGGTTTTTCATTGGTGGATCCCCGGAGCTGGAGGACATCACCTATGTCAGGATACCATCAACCTTCAAG GGAGAGCGTCTGAGCCGCTTTGGTTTTCGCACGGAGACAACAGGGAGCGTCACGTTCAGGCTTTACTGCTTGCAGCAGTCTAA AGCCTTTCTGGAAACCAGTGCCCTGAGGCAGCGCATGCAGAGCGTACTGGACCGGCTTGGAGACTTCAGCCAGCAGAGCTCTGTCTATGATGTTTTGG AGGCTTTCCAGAGGGCACGGCGCCGGATGCAGGAAGCACGCGAGAGCCTTCCTCAAGACCTCATCAGCACCTCTGCCTCCACTGCGCACCAGCTGCAGGAGCCATGA
- the MKS1 gene encoding tectonic-like complex member MKS1 isoform X4, with protein MRVVPCTAPATPCATCASGSASSAWPRPGPSCRRPRHRPPAGSSWAWRSAPPPEEEEAAEVGWQEKLFSQFEVDLYRSESACQTPLDRQYHEEILKLEKAGGRKNHRIFTYTDHDRFTNLEEHCLKVTDSDHEVPSYLAERMANVRRRRQDRRPMEASALKSKIITWEPTEEFIKNNHVINTPVQTMYIMGDLGPYGKLGHREYEHVLCTIKVDGNGVITVKPDFTGSKGAYRIELDGEKREVWKYTIENVSVQVQPEEEEREQCVFRDLYGRHKEYLNGLVGSEFEMILPGALRLFVNGEIVSAQGYEYDNLYVHFFLELPNQWSSPAFQQLSGVTQTCATKTVGWENMAYFCYPFTLDMFFTQGDESEDSLSQWPVLYFEVLSLDFWQRYRVEGYGSLVLPASPGLHVLTIPTWRPVELGTVAELRRFFIGGSPELEDITYVRIPSTFKGERLSRFGFRTETTGSVTFRLYCLQQSKAFLETSALRQRMQSVLDRLGDFSQQSSVYDVLEAFQRARRRMQEARESLPQDLISTSASTAHQLQEP; from the exons ATGCGGGTGGTGCCGTGTACCGCTCCCGCGACCCCGTGCGCAACCTGCGCCTCCG gGTCCGCATCCAGCGCCTGGCCTCGGCCGGGCCCCTCCTGCCGCaggccccgccaccgcccgccgGCCGGGAGCTCCTGGGCCTGGCGGAGCGCGCCGCCACCG gaggaggaggaggcggccgaGGTGGGGTGGCAGGAGAAGCTCTTCAGCCAG TTTGAGGTGGATCTGTACCGCAGTGAGTCAGCCTGCCAGACCCCTTTGGACCGGCAGTACCATGAGGAGATCCTGAAactggagaaggctggaggtCGGAAGAACCATCGCATCTTCACCTACACTGATCATGACCGATTCACCAACCTAGAGGAG CACTGCCTGAAGGTAACTGACTCGGATCATGAGGTGCCGTCCTATCTGGCAGAGAGGATGGCCAATGTGAGGAGAAGGAGACAAGACCGTAGGCCAAT GGAAGCAAGTGCTCTGAAGTCAAAAATCATCACCTGGGAACCCACAGAAGAATTTATAAAGAACAATCACGTGATTAACACTCCTGTCCAGACCATGTACATCATGGGGGACTTGGGACCTTATGGGAA GCTTGGTCACAGGGAGTATGAACATGTTCTTTGCACGATCAAGGTGGACGGCAATGGGGTGATCACAGTGAAGCCTGACTTTACTGGCTCCAAAGGAGCTTACCG GATCGAGCTGGATGGAGAAAAGCGAGAGGTGTGGAAATACACCATTGAGAACGTGTCTGTCCAAGtgcagccagaggaggaggaacGCGAGCAGTGTGTGTTCAGAGAC CTGTACGGTCGGCACAAGGAATACCTCAATGGTCTCGTAGGCTCCGAATTTGAAATG ATTCTTCCTGGTGCGCTACGGCTCTTTGTGAATGGAGAAATAG TTTCAGCACAAGGCTATGAGTACGACAACCTCTATGTTCATTTCTTCTTGGAACTGCCGAACC AGTGGTCAAGCCCTGCGTTCCAGCAGCTATCAGGAGTGACACAGACCTGTGCAACCAAGACAGTGGGCTGG GAGAACATGGCATACTTCTGCTACCCCTTCACTTTGGACATGTTTTTCACCCAAGGAGATGAATCAGAAG ACAGTCTCTCTCAGTGGCCCGTTCTTTACTTCGAGGTCCTGTCCCTGGATTTCTGGCAGAGGTACCGCGTTGAAGGGTATGGATCTTTGGTGCTGCCGGCATCTCCAG GTCTCCACGTGCTCACCATCCCTACCTGGCGCCCTGTGGAGCTGGGGACAGTTGCTGAGCTGAGGAGGTTTTTCATTGGTGGATCCCCGGAGCTGGAGGACATCACCTATGTCAGGATACCATCAACCTTCAAG GGAGAGCGTCTGAGCCGCTTTGGTTTTCGCACGGAGACAACAGGGAGCGTCACGTTCAGGCTTTACTGCTTGCAGCAGTCTAA AGCCTTTCTGGAAACCAGTGCCCTGAGGCAGCGCATGCAGAGCGTACTGGACCGGCTTGGAGACTTCAGCCAGCAGAGCTCTGTCTATGATGTTTTGG AGGCTTTCCAGAGGGCACGGCGCCGGATGCAGGAAGCACGCGAGAGCCTTCCTCAAGACCTCATCAGCACCTCTGCCTCCACTGCGCACCAGCTGCAGGAGCCATGA